The window TACGAGTCTACGAGTATTATGAATGTTGGCATATTTTCGTCCTTTGAAaccttgaaataaaaaagatatttaggACTCCGAACAGAGTTCCGAAGTTTCCGAAGTTTGACTACCAGTGTGTTTAAGGATCCACACACACATAgaattataacttaaaaatacattgttcagcAAGCGAATAAACTGACTTTGATGTGGTCTTTAACCGTAAGCCTTTTTGTCGATAAGTAACGAATTATAATTGTAGGAGAGCCAAGTCAAGGTTGTTCTAAAAAGACGACCTCAATGAAGAATcagtgtggatgaagcgagagAAGTCGGCAAGATCCTCAGCCTACCAgaaaagagacgtgattatagttATACGTGTATTTTCTCTCAATCAATACGCTCTTCAAACAGCTCCTACCGTCCAACGACGGCCCTAACAGTGTTCCTCAGTATATCAGTGACGAGTTCAGTTGTCCTAATAATCTTATATCCGATCTGGTCAATGAGTGTGATGGCTGTGGTGAACGGAGGAGACATGTCGTTGTTCGGGCGGAGAGGGAACCGCGTCGGCATAGAGTCGGAGGCGGCTGCCGTCCATATCATTGTTggcctgaaaaaaaaacaaaataggttTGTAGGTTACGTAATCTAGTATTTAAAGAGATAAGTAGGGTATAGGGCAAATGACACAGATTGTGAAAGCCTCAAAATAAGGCTGCCCGCTTATTCCCGAACCATGGCATTCCATGGCATATTTCTTAATTATCTTTCTGTTATTTCGGATAACAAAAAGTTAGAAAAAGATAAAGAGTGAATAAGGGGCAGGTCATGCTAAAATctggttatttaaaaaaaaatactgtgttCGTGCATGCGGgttaaaagtataataagGAACTACcttctatatgtatattgaatgTTGTTTTACCATATAAGTACCACTTATTAGTTAGGTATAAAACAACAACTACATATTTTGCATgatattttatgcaaattaaATATGTCCATGAAATAATAACCTAAGTTATACATGTCTATAAAGGAAATTGGTATTTTATAGTACATTTTAGTAACTAATTGGTTAAAATAATGTCTGTTAACTATCAGATAAACGAATATTAGACGGAGATGGTttggaattaattttattaaaaggatCAAAGGTTCTaaagttaattaaagttaGTTCCGCGCTAAGACttggtatttttgtttctttacaAGTGATAAATTCCTTGATTTATAAGTCTCTCCTGATTTACTTTTACCAGCTGCGCGCAAAGAGAATAATAGTATCTTTACCATATATGTAGGTGTtcgataataatatttatatacgaaTGTCGACAATCCAGTATACTTCAATTCACTTGTCCCACGCTTATGGATACATTCTAAGTACTAATACTTATTGCTAGTCTATTGTTTGTTTTGCCGCATATTGCAATTCTCTCGTTATCTGCAATTGTTTGCCaccttttttgaagttttgTGCTAACCTGTTTATATTATGATGTATGTAGACTTTATGGTGCAATATGAATAGGTTTTAGAATTACTTATACAAATTATTACCAAATAggtattaaattattgaaacaaaaaatactgcGCTTTTGGCAATTACCGCAAGAAAACTATATACTTAAGTCTGTTTGAAGTCTTggtttatacttacttataataaaagaatatatgGAATCTTCGTGATCGTGACGTTTAGCGAAAAGTCTACGAATCGTGACGTGCTGCGAAAAGTTCAGAATAAGAGACTCTTTACTGACGAGCTTACATGGGTTCATGAATAGCCATAATGCAAGTAACACTTTATACCTAGCTGTTGACTGCCtatccgggaaagaggcataaAATGTGTGTAGAATCCATGAGGACTGAGTGTGAGAAGAAATGAATGAGTTCAATACCTGGGCTGCATCACAGGCCTCATGGTAGTTGGGGAGATGGGTCTCACGGTGGGCGGGGTCGTCGGCCTTGTGGTGCCCGCTGCTGAGGAAGGACTGCCCATCATCAGCTCGCCGTCGTCACCAAATCTGAAATGATGAGGAAttccttattaaaaaatactccGCCTTTTTCTCAGTTTTTGTGTTGTAGGTACtttagttaattattaaacaaatgtaGCTTTAgaaatatgtcaaaaattttCTCTGTTTCGGTGAGAAAAGTTGGAAATTATCGTGAGTGAACTTGCACTTTTCGGCAACGTGATATAACCTTCAATATGACTTTCGTTCCCCTGCGAAGATTGCAgtggtcagacgggagtagcttcgtgtaaaaacttgacttagcCAATGTTTGAGTAGACATTCAAAGTACTTTCCTAATCCAGAATCAAGGTCAAAAGCCACACCTTCAGCTTCTCTCTTACTACAGAGAGGTAACGTTGTAACCAGGACTTATATTGAGTGAATATGCTTTTTCAAATACCAATGAAAGTATTTGGTTTCCTTTCGTTTACTTTCATTCCTTCCTGCTTCAATCATAAGAACTTACTTACCTActgtttaccatctcctgtaactcctcggCCGACGAAACCAGTATAACCTGAACGTCTTCTTGATCATGTCAAAAGAGTAGCCTGACCAGACTGGATAAAGGTTACTTCAATCAAAAgcttaatttgtatttaatgtgAGTGAAAAAACAtgcagtttttaaatattcggGTTTTTTAATGGGAACAAGTTAAAGCGATTAAGACGAAGCATGACGACAATAGTTACTTTTGTAATATGGAATTAATAGAAAGTTGTTTGTAATGACGGTAATATAATTCCATAAACGTAAACCTATCAATATCAATAGTGGAATAAACcgcattattattaattgctttgtaattttgtcGCTCTTTATGTTAGACTCTGCCTCTAAAACTTGTCATAAAATCCGAATAATTTTCAACCCAAGTTGTGGATCATGGTAAATTAGACTAGATGAATTTGTTTCGAGAATGAGATGAAGTGGTTACTGGTCAAATGTTattaaagtgccggaaatcaTACCGTATGCTCTATGTCTATGGTCAGTTGGTGCCATTTTTTGTCATCAccaggatttaaaaaaaaatcagaaatGATACATAATtggtttttcaaaaattttatggtTTTCGACGTGGGTTTTATGTATTCGAAATTCCTAAACGTTAAATAGTTTCGTAggtgttttattgtttaattgcGGGAAATTATACCGGATTTATTCTGAACGGAAGATGTCATCGCTATTACCTATTGATATTATCACTACATTGtttaacatattattaatcatcaatttttatttagaaccTACTCTCGCCTAGGTAACATTCACAGAACTGCCGAAACTGTAAGTTGTGAACGAACATTAAGCAAAGACTTCCCAAAATTCGTACGTTAACTGGAAACAATAACAGTTAATTGTAAACGTTAACAGAACCTCGGGCAAATGTCAGTAGATGActgattgataaaattttaatgacattCCATGAGAACCTACATTGTTGTATTGAACAATCAACGGAGAATGTACTAATGAGAAATCGTTAGCattttgtatgtacctacgtaatatttttttcttttatgacCTCGTATTGGATAATTTTCAGCTTGATAGAACAATAGTTAGAATAACTATCACAACATAACGACATAATGTTAACAGACCATTGAATTATAGACTTCGCGTAAGTTATTTACCGTAATTGTCTTTgtaattgtataattatagCTGAAATGAGGCGTGGAAAAGTGAcgttaaattttcaattatctCCTAGTAACAGAGGGATTGTAGGATCTATTCGTTATAATGGAACTATGTAATCTAACTGATTTCAGTGGTTTCAAAGTGAACTTGTTAAATACATGGAAAATTTGAGAATCTATAACCACCCACTTTGCAAAGCTGGCCCTTAAAACCGGTCTTACAGTATGCAACATCGTAtgtaattgaattattttggTACACGCAAACCGATAGGTGTATATACCGATTATTCCATGCAATGATGTAATTCGAGAATTGAAATTTACGTTTCTTAAAAGAAGGTTAATGTTAGAGTtctatatttctattttaactcACGAATGCTATGGAGAGAAGTTGGtataagttatataaaaataattggtgaATTTAATGGTAGGCGTTTAATCTCAGCAATTATTGGTGTCTGCGATTTTGACTTACCGCTTCtatgataatataattttctatttaaaaacaaaaaattattttcgtaaCTTTATACGACTtatgtttttcaataaaaaatattgataatctttattttcagttgAGAGAAGAAAAGCACAAAAATTGGTTCGTGAccttagtatttataaattgcagAAGATGCATTATAAATTTGgagatatacataaatatatgacTATGAATGTATGGACAATGAGCTATGTTTTctacttttttatgtaatgttttgttttcctGAAATATATCTAAGCATATTATTTTCAaggctttataaaattaaacaagtgAGTAGTTTTCCTTAAATTTACGTAACGTTATGGTAACTGAATAtcaagtattttaattacaataagaCTCATCTGTATGCTTAATAATTCAGATTGttataagataatattgtttgtttgtaataaattcatatgcagttattattttagctgtaataaaatacaatggtCACTTCCTATTCCTGGTCCAGGCACCTGAtgatacctttatttttatcttaaaacaatattaaaatgacaaCATTTGGcacatataaaataagaacGCGTTGAACTCTTTTATTAGTTGAGCTGAGAGTAGAaagttcaatatttattaaaccaGGAAAGattgatttgtttaaatttttttacggTAAAAGTAGTAGTAATgcatcaatttaaaatagaatattattattttcaaagcaTCTTCTATAAATGACTTATCTCTGAAGTAAATCAGAGAGCCGGTACAAAAAAATAGGCGTATTTACAGAAATTATTCAAGAAGAGCCTATAAGGGACTAAGATTCCAGAGTTTGAGAAAGACTGCGATGAGAGAAGTCGGTTGGTCATTGTCGGTAGTGGACGAGGCGACAGTGGTGGTAGCGGGGATGGTGCGAACAAAAATCGACTGTAAACTGATGAATCTCAACTGTAGGATGGACATAGTAAGTCATAGGATGACAAGCCGAGGTGAAGTTGACATGAAGAAATGCGGTGAAGGCGGTAGGATAGTCATTGGTGGGACTGGTGGCAGCGGTGGGACCTTCATCGCGGTGAGAAAAACGATGCGTACAAAAATCCTGAGGTTTCAGTGCCAGCTGTAAAGAATCTCACCTGTTTAGGATTACAGGCCGAGGTGAAGTCGACGGCAAGGACTGCGGTGAAGGCGGCGCGTTAGTTATTGGTGGCAGCGGTGGGAGCGGCGGGTGCTTCATTGTGGTGAGAAAGATGATGCGTACAAATCCTGAGGTTTCAGTGCCAGCTGTTAAGAATCTCACCTGTTTAGGATTACAGGCCGAGGTGAAGTCGACGGGAAGGACTGTGGAGACGGCGGCGCGTTAGTCATCGGAGGCAGTGGTGGCAGCGGTGGGAGCGTCGGCGGTGGCGGTGGAAATGGAGCTCGCGTCGGCGGCGGTGGTGGCGGCGGAGACGCTGGCGACGACCCAGGGATCTCATTGCCCACTGTAGAgtacaataaattttgaaaatcattCTAACTTTAAAGTTATTGCACTTTGGAAGATGTTGTTTCTtaaattatagttatttttttgacGTTTATAAGCGATACCTAATTATTTCTAACGATGGTTTTAGTTATAGCCTATTGAGTCCGAAATGGCATCAGTAAGAGTTAAAATGTTTGCGTGGcaactaaataattaatgtgaGTAATGAAAGTTTCATCAAATTGGATGAATAATGaggataaattaataaaaaaaaattatagtaggCTAGTAGTGTAGGCTGTAAACGTCTAGTGGAGAAGAAGCTGCAGAAACCAACACACTTCACAGTTTAATTAGGTACATGCccccaaaaatatttttcttaacgCCTTCTTACTAGCAACTATAGTTACTACGAGTATAAGGTGAAAACCACAAAAGCAGTAAAAAAGCAATTAGAGAGGGACATTTAGTGGCTAATTGCTATGTAACATCATTTTGACTTTTCAAGGGCAACTAAGGTCAAGTGATTAGTTTAACCAGTTGTAAAAGTACACTTATTAGAAATTAGTTTTTAGAAGAAGTTGTTTTAAACAGTTATAATTACATGTTAATAGTTACTTAGAAAATGTTGACTGTACATAATGgtacctaaataataattagagaATTTTGCCTAAAACTACATACGCAAAAGATTTACGGTTAGCTATGACAATTAGctacaacataaaaaataacaatattaaataacttaattttaatttcaccgtTTAACGGTTTTTGTTACTTtctataattgtatttttcagCTGAAAGCTGCCTTGCAGTCTGTTCCAGATTGATGTCCTTATGTAACCCGTAAgacgttaaaataatatgtatgattttttttttctacgtacTGAAATTACACAACGCACATATTCCTTATACATTGCCAAGGAACATACTCATATGACACGACCGTATAAATATCGTTTTGTAACTAATCCGTGTCACTTTTCCCACAGCTAATTAACGCAACCGCGTGGAAGTAATGTACAAGGTACAGTGGACATTACagaaatatacctacacataATCCGGTCTTTATCATTACGGggtttgaaaagactggaaggccacattcagctgtatgatgg of the Amyelois transitella isolate CPQ chromosome 19, ilAmyTran1.1, whole genome shotgun sequence genome contains:
- the LOC106137243 gene encoding uncharacterized protein LOC106137243, which translates into the protein MRSIFFFCVCVYVVVGQNVNDMSNLPKYDERYDYLDVDALFNSKRLVRNYVDCLISASRCTPEGKALKRILPEALRTKCVRCTERQKKTAVKVIKRLKYEYPEEWAKLSSRWDPTGDFTRYFEEFLAKEHFNTIDGSVGNEIPGSSPASPPPPPPPTRAPFPPPPPTLPPLPPLPPMTNAPPSPQSFPSTSPRPVILNRFGDDGELMMGSPSSAAGTTRPTTPPTVRPISPTTMRPVMQPRPTMIWTAAASDSMPTRFPLRPNNDMSPPFTTAITLIDQIGYKIIRTTELVTDILRNTVRAVVGR